The genomic region gctcaaacgacacaaattgtggccctgttacaattactcgttacaatccatctcgcagaatttcactttcgcctccaagatgagaaaacaatcattagcgaaatagtatagtgtcacgttaagagaaaatcgtttaattatcataccacaatgtttgccgtacttggtcagcacgtctggaaatcattccttaatgtgtggataggctgccattattaacaagtttgctattttgaattcaattttgtatcaaaaagcattgttcttaaatgtggcattttcaattcgcaataaGATTTGTAATgatcctcgtcatgcgaaaatgggtcttattccatatgcgaccatcatataaatagccctccagctatccctccttctggtaaggaaaaacataacatattgagtgattttaaagcgaacagcatcgcctatggcctgactgcgcaaaagcacatgttgggtttaacaaacgcttgccaaaaggcataagacccattttcgcatgacggtgCTATTGAcctgtgatttaaatgtgtcgaaagaaaactgcgtttgaatcaaatataaacatacgatatatttcgatagtgaagaaagatactcataacaaggcatatgaggacacatatgaagtgctctgccgtagtatattttttatttacccaCACTTATGTgcggtttgacaatgctaacacacatttcatgcggtgaatatgcagcttacaagtgaaaaacacaacacaatagtttaacttttgtttaattgtatttaattatttagaaagtaaattgctaactttatttcaaagtcaacgtatacgccgactacatttttaaaagacatttattgttataaatatatttaatataatatattaagttgtttttggTTTTAGTGATTagaaagcattttcgaggttgcctatagtatgcctgtagtaattgatgaactcatatccaactgtctatgtattgagaactgtgaatataaacaagcttaaccttctactaaccttctactattgcattcgtattatttttataaattgtttgttatattcgggtttagcgattatgaaactttttttttgtctatcttatcgctgaagttattgttgaactcatgttcaacgttttataaattgagaatataaataagcgtaaactttttcccgaatctctcaatttacgacctgtacttcgtcattgagttgtatgtgagagcgtaacctattgcgttgttataacccgtaaactttcctttgtttatcgacaggcgcatctattaatagcctcatatcatgaatgccaaaacacccgcgaaaaagaaccacgtgaccaaataggacgcaaaacgcaaataccatgcgactacgacttttattatgtaagaacgctccgcaattcctttgaagccggagccttgtgattgctattacgtaaagaattgacctctaactaaagtaagcaaaggaaacgcagcacctaattgacccattccttctatgtgcgaaggcagattgaattttactaatgtatggtttgcctattataacacacattataatgcggtaaacatgcgactaacaagtaaaaaacactataattaaacttttgttttgaattaagttatttagaaaccaaaatttcaaaccttatttcaaaacagcaagactccattttttagagaatattcttgttatatttaaatgttttttaacagttttagcgattttttatgttgtctatcgtatcactgtaataattgttgaactcgtgatcaacgtattattaattgagacctgtgaatataaacaagcgtaaccttatactagtgcgttattctcacccggactcccctttgtttaacGCCAGCctcagagttatgaatgagaTAAGCAAAAAACATTCGTCACGCAGACGAAGCAGAAagaggactattttaatcattcataaacaatctcctccgcgacacgtacaatatgatcattgttttttttattcttttctataaaacaccattcaaaactattgcatttaacacgatattaatataatgtttccatttgtgaataaacataattggagaactcaaacctcttgcataaattatacaactttttcttgcgcgtagtaagcgggaattgggttaatcatacctaggccgtaccgacctgaattttacactaagcactttagactgtcgctaaagcgaccatctaaaaatgaaatacatggttttgttttctttgtttatttttcactACAGGGCATGCTTATAACACAATACACAGTTAAAATTATGATGAAACATGTTGTGTTTTTTCTTTACgatgaatattttattgaaaacatttaacttgctcttttatttgtttactgtgtttggaatatattttatgttttgataattAGTATTACAAGTTATAAAATAGTTAtcttataacaaatatatttaacataaactGATTAATATGAGCATATAttacataacaataacacatCACAAACACGTAATTCAGCTTCCAAACCATTGAACCATATGTAAATTGTGCATCATTTGAGAGTTATTTAAATCAATAGAGttccagtgggggggggggggggggcggaaacAAGAAAGAAACtctcttattatgttttttagaGTTAATTGTAAAATACTATCCATattaacaaacattaaaatggaaAGAAAATTTCTactgcatttaaattttaaatgtcaaaaacatgAAACAGCAAACATCTACCTTCATACAACAcagaattaataaaaaaaatatagaaaaataataGAATGTCATTGGAATGGTTTTAGGAGGTCATTTGAAGAATGTTACAAGTTATGAAGGCATATGAAGCACATTGAATACACCATAAAGCTGTTCACACTTAAAGCTGTTCACACTTCAATCTGTTTATCAAAattgacaatattatttaattgcctaacaaaatatcatttaattgCCTAACACAATATCATTTAATTGCCTAACACATCAAATGCGGAAACATAGATTTTTTAAGTAACTTTCAATATGCGTAGAAGATAGAAACTAAACATAACAATTTCCATGCTGGTAGAATTATCGGTTCATTCAATAAATATGGAAAAGTGTGTACACAAAAAACAGTTAACACACAGTTCGCACAAAAATATGGATATTGCATCAAATCTTGACTCAAATAGTGAGATTCAATAAGACATAAATGGatggaataaaaataatatatctaTACTGGTGTGATTTAAAAATCCtggttatttaaattattttgcataagtaaataaattagaaaatagcttgatgtttcaTAATTTGGTTCACACGCACATGAAAGCTCTTTCacaaatataaaatacttgcACAGCAATATAAAAGACACTGACAAAATGATGATGTTTCCAAGACTAATTTCACTGAAAATTTTCACctgatataatttattttcaactgAGATATAGTTACCAGAGTGtcatcaaacaaaaacaacaatatgatTATTCACTAACATGACTAAATATTGCATCTAGATAACAGTCAAACAGAAAGAACAATACAAACTTTCACTAACAAGACTAAATATCGTGTCTTCACTAACCTAGACATGTAATATAACAGAATGTTTGCgagtataataattatttctatcaaGTTATTGGATTATgcacaaaataaatgaaattgttCCCTCCATATGTTCTACATTAATTCTAAAAATTTAAACAACTGAAAAACGCTTATGATTAAGTGATTCAGATTAAATATGAAATAACTAACAAATGAGAATAGTGTTGCTGCACATTGGTAGGCGTTATTAGTACAATAAGGTCAGCATAAACTCCCTCAAGGTTTTATAAAATCTTGGTTTATTTCTTCAAGACaagtcagtattactattttaaGACAAATAATACAATCTGCAAGAAAGAAAGGAAATTAATAGATTTTTCACAAAAGTCCCTAAAAAGCATCATGAAAAATAGAACTTAAAACAAtaagcaaaatttaaaaatagtctaCAGCCGCGGTAAGATATGGAAACATTTAGACCACACCAAACGGTAaaaatttatataacaaacatCGACCCGACATTTCTGGTACTGAATGACCATATTAAAACATACAAATCTTTCACAACAATTATCCAACTAAAATCTTGATAATGAATGTCAGTCTGACACATGATATGCAATAAAACTATCAAATTCTTGGAAAAGTGGGCTGAATTCATGTggctaaagtgtcatcccagattagtaagcgcagtccgcaaaggctaatcagggacgacactttctgccttatctggattttcgttaagaagagacttcctttaaaagataAATTCCATTCCAGTGGAAAGTATACTTTCTGAGTAACTTtagcgaattgcacaggctaatctgggacaacactttatgcacataaattaagtccagttttcgaAGAGTGAAGCTCATATAAAAGCAGTGATCTAGGCAAGAGAGGGTGACATTTCACCCTCCAGTACCGGCCTATGGTGACATTTCACTCTCCAGTACCGGCCTGTGCAACGTTTCACACTCTAGTCCCTGCAAATCATTTCTGCTCCTTCTTTGGAATGACTGAGACGGGCACGCCGCAGTTCTGCACTACATAGTTGCTCACGCTGCCCAGGAAGAACTTCTTCATGCCAGTCAAGCCCCTGGTTCCCATGATGACGTGGTCAGCATTCAGCTTCTCTGCTTGCTCCACAATTGTCTCCCCTGGCTTGTTGCCAGAGTACTCGTCCACCTGACCTTTCACCTGCAGCAGGCAGACACAAACAAGTACAAGCACAGCATTTATTTTTGACCCAATTGGGAAAAGTTCGAGTGAAGTGCCCATTGTGAAAACATTGAGCAAATAACCCTGAAATATGGAAAATTCATGTCATGAAATCTTCAGCTTAGGAATAATAGGTCTTTTTAATAGCTTAGACCTTAGTACTTTATTGCACATACCCTTATAAATATTCTTATAAATGCCTAtttactagggatgcaagaggttacaaaaatcatgaaccggttaaccttttgccgtaacCGGTTAGTAACGGGTAAACCGAAACACCTTATGtagttaaaatgttaaagtcaGGTATACGTAAACAATATCATACCGTTCGTACCTGTACTCTACatagaaacgaaagtaatttGAGATCGCTTGCGTTAAAAACATGtctttttcttaattaaatgtattgtaacatttattttaataattttgtaaatgtttgctgTAAATTAATTTTCGTCCTGCGTAAAAGAATATGAGTACAAAATTAAAGaattacacaatgttcattttcacgtgtcATTGACTTATTTTCTGTTAGGCAGCTTACATTACGTACGCGTCGTTTCGCTCACAAATGGTGTTTTTGttggtttattttgttttaattttattataaatgtgtatttattaaattagtttaattatttgctttcttaaaaaaaacttgccTCAGACGGTAGTGGTTGCATCGTGGATAACGTAAACTACtaacaatcattttaatttcTGATAACAAGAGCACCCCATAAAGCGTGCCctgctcggctacgggtgcagttttgaataaattaaagcttgtccaattttattttttttaaggtcacagtgaccttaacctttgacctagtgaccccaaaatgggtgtggcatgtagaactcatcaaggtgcatctacataattatgaagtttcaaagttgtaggtggaagcaatttgatttcagagccaatgttcaaaaccttaacaaaatgtctCAAATGAATTGTATTGCGAGTTGCTAAACGTGTCAATTgcgtcttcgctaatagcccccCTGTCCctgcagttcgctagttaaattttcgcgagttAAACAAACAAGCGCCAATTATCAAAAGGTACCCCCTGTTTGTAAGCACAAAGGTAGTGCTTTATTACTTGATTGCAttgtttgttgacacgttatttactaCCGTCGATTGTGCGGCATGTTTTTCTTACTAGTCGCCAGTGCATATTGGCAgtacagggttcccagctttttgtatgaacaaaattccctgatgttttcctgatttttccctgatggaaaataaaaattcctgGATCATAATTTCGATCTATTTCTTGTTTAAGACACCCTCAATAAATAGCAGAtgcagacataactaagctacatgtatactacaaagccaccatagccatgcagagggatcgatttgctgttttaattgtatggacttctatacacaagtcgggaaagtctgaccaaacaaaattccctgatttttccctgatttcggATTTTCCCAatttccctgatttttccctgactggaaaaagtgaaagtctttttccaggttttccctgatttccaggtttgCTGGGAATCCTGCAGTATGTCTCACGCAAAACATAAAATCGTATGagttgcataataaataagaaaaaaaattagaTCTATTCCCCCAAAAAATTACTATCAGTATTTtatcaggttaaccttttcccgaaaatgtaaccggttaactggtcgttccggtaggttaaccggttaacctcttgcatccctactatttactgaaaatttcaatttcagcACTCATATTTTATTTGTTCTCTTGCAAATAATGTGCATTTGGAGAGAAATGGCTACAACTTTCCTTCATTTTGGGAAGTTTTCGGACAGCAATTACCGTAAACGGAACAAATAAGATTACAATAATAACTTCGATTGATGTAGCATGAAACTTAAGAAACCAGTTTAAATGTTTTCCAACTACAGAAATAAGCCCAACATGAATATTTCATTCAATCAAAATTTGAGTgcatttcaaaaaaaataatttgatttaaactCGGGATGTCAACAATTCCAACAATGTAATCTGGATGTTTGTATGATGTGTGCAAATACTATCAGGATATCAGTTCCAAGGCATGAAAAATAAGAACCAACCCCTGCAGATCTCAGCTTGGCAGTATAGTCGGCACACAGCTTCTCAACGACCTTGTGCTGGCTCATGAACTCATCCTGGAGGGCCTGGGGGTCAGCCATCGGACCCACTGCAACCATAGAGACACCATTGCAACACATCACCATGGAAACTGCTGGGTGAGCATTTTAGCATTGTTTTCtgataacaaataacataaatcaATAGTATTTATGTCACAATGGGGAGCACAAACATCGTaactgaataataataatataattatagtgATCATGACTAAAATCACCACactttttaagtatttatttattgaaacaatgGTCAATAAAAATAACTACATGAAAGTCAGTACAGTTCCTGAATTACTTAATGATTTGTTcttccattattatttatgttggCTTTTGAAGTTGATCAGACAAACAATCTGTGCAGCATGCAAGAAGCAAAAATGCAAACTCCAAAATAGAAATCTACAAGTCACTACAATCTCACTACGTTTAAAACAAGTAGCTCAGTTCAGCAAATACATTCAGGCCTTTTCCTCTGGCGTATCAATGCGCCTGTGAAATAGACCCATTCCCAAACagaaattgttaaataaattctcaatatgaaaaacaagagctgtgttcgtgaaacacaatgccccctactgcgccgctttgaagccatatatttgacctttgaccctgaaagatgaccttgacctttaaccactcaaaatgtgcagctccatgagatacacatgcgtgccaaatatcgagttgctatcttcaatattgcaaaatgtgaccttgaccttgaaggatgaccttgacctttcaccactcaaactgtgcagctccatgagatacgcatgcatgccaaatatccagatgctatcttcaatattgcaatatttgacctttgaccttgaaggatgaccttgacctatcaccactcaaaatgtgcaggtccatgagatacacatgcgtgccaaatatcaagttgctatcttcaatattgaaaaaatttgacctttgaccttgatggatgaccttgactttgacatttcaccactcaaaatgtgcagctccatgagatacgccatcatgccaaatatcgagttgctatcttcaatattgcaaaatttgacctttgaccttgaaggatgaccttgacccttcaccactcaaaatgtgcagctccatgagatatgcatgaatgccaaatattgagttgctattttcaatattgcaatatttgacctttgaccttgaaggatgaccatgacctttcaccactcaaaatgtgcagctccatgagatacacatgcatgtcaaatatcaagttgctatcttcaatattacaaaagttatgggcaatgttaaagttttcggacggacatacaaacggactgacggacggacagacttactgacgaacagacagacggacagactgaaagaaaaaactatatgccacccttcgggggcataaaaaagttatggcgaatgttagttttgggacggacggacggatgccatatatttgaccttcgaccttgaaggatgaccttgacctttcacctttcaaaatgtgcagctccatgagatacacatgcatgccaaatatcaagttgctatcttcaatattgaaaaagttatggccaatgttaaagttttcggacggacagacagacgccatatatttgacatttgaccttgaaggatgaccttgaccttcatctttcatcactcaaaatgtgcagctccatgagatacacatgcattccaaatatcaagttgctatcttcaatattgaaaaagttatggccaatgttaaagttttcagacggacagacagacgccatatattacacatttgaccttggaggatgaccttgaccttcacctttcaccactcaaaatgtgcagctccattagatgcacatgcatgccaaagagttatattaaatagtttttcccaaatcagtggacttttttggcaaaaaaaatcccagtcccaaaattgctttttccccccaaaatggccaggaataGACCTGGTCGACATTCATTCTTCTTTAATTCACAAacaaaaaagatgaaaaaaatgattGACTTTAAATTTAGACAACAGACAAAGGCATTTAATAAAGGCTCATTTTAATTGCATATTGCCAAGTCATTTTTGAGTGTAAACTTTGCACAATTTCCCTGCTATGCACTGTTCTTTAGTCATTTACGATTCTTAGATCACAACAgctgtcatgcaaaaatgggtcttgtgCAATATTCCGCAAGTGTAGCTCCATACCAGACTGTACATTTGTGCAGTTGTGTCAGGAGCTTCCATGTTCGCTGTAAACTcaggcaaggttttgtggtctaaTCAACGgacaggtagctcctgaccagactatgTGGATGCGCTGGGTGGTATGGAGCTATGCTGATGCAAGACCCATTATCCCATGATGTGACTCATACCATAGTTACAATAAAATAACTAGAATGCCTGTACATGCAAAATAAGCCATTCTCAAGCCATTCATGAGTTTCATAGAGAGCTGACATGCTCTAGACAAATGCAGGTAGAACAATAcatgaacaatatttaaatacatttcataattattatacTACCATGAATATTATATGCagtttaaagtttatttatcACTTAGCAGGATAGTTGGCTGCAACAATTTAAACAGCaatgttttgaatatttaagaacAACTGCAGTGTCCATTTTGCCCCGTAGCTGCTTTTTTTCACTGTGGAGGTACTTTTCTGTTAATTTTGGTTCATGAAACCTACATTTGTACCAGACATACTGTTTATTTTCCATTGGACAGTTAAGAGTACAAAATGGCACTttgtgatcaggtgagctaaaaacaacaacatgacgATCACATAGATGAATAAGTAACACAATTAAATGCATGGATCAAAAAATGCTACTATGCTTTTATTGAAGAGAGTGAAAAAAACTGGTTGTGTTTTGTCAGCTAAGACTGCTGACGATGTCCAATTATTTAAGCTGACAGAATGATAGAACTGGTTCAAACCTATGTACGCTGCCCTAGATATGTCATCCATGAGTGACAGTAAAATCTAATTCCCTTgcaatgatgatgataatcacaGTCTCTATTAATGTGTTCTTTTTCACAGATCTGTGTTTCGTTTCACACAGGTCATCCATATGACAGGTCAGGACCCAGTAGTATAAATCATATTGATATAAACTACACTACAAAACTGGATCAAAATGTAACGCTGAAGTAGGATATGTAACTAAATAAGGAACACTTGACCAAAAATAGCTGCTTTTAAAGGTAACTGAATACTACAAGATAAAATAAGACTTGAAAGAACATTCCCATAAAACATCAAGGAATAAAGACGAAAACACTAGAAGATACAAGGAATGTCATCAGCAAACATcacataaaataacatgtttacaaCACAAAAAGAAATAAGACAGTGATCAAGTAATTTTAACAGGACTGGTACTGTTCTGTTGAGGTTTTTGAAAACCTTCACTGAATTAGTtgttaaatgagcaaattaaccTTTCGaaacatatttttgaatatgTTAAAGAAAAGTTTTTCAGCAAATAATTATTcacatcaacattttttttaactaacaTATGCACAAACTAATAATTATTGACTAAACAAATATAAGAGCTACTTATGATTTTCTTATTTTGGTTGGTTATTAAAGGTATTCACCTTTACTTATAACCATAGCAAAAGAGCAAAAGGCTCTAGCgtgctcacctgagaccccaAGGAACTTAAATACATGGGATGTTCAAAAAGTTTCACAACAAACTTACAAGGAAAACTGTCACAACAACTGGTTGCAAAAATTTGTAAACTACATCATCAGTCATTTAAAAAATCAGTCCAGATATATACCATTTGTTAATATTCTCAGCAAGTTTTGCCATGAGCGggtaaaaatgtgacttctggagtatttaaatggtttaattaAGCAACAAGGAAAACTGACCTGCCTTATGCAATGTTTTTCAAACGACAGAAACCATATCTCACTTAAGTGTTATGAAGATTATGCAAACAAACATGACTTTTTTTATACCATTTGGACACATGTTCCAACCAAGTTTATAATAAGATTGGTCTGTATAGACTGCTAACAagctttttgtttatttgtacaaCCAAACCCAGTTTAGTATGTGGCCAAACAATTATAAGGACAAATGTTctcacaaaatttcataaagattgggcaatacaTGTGCCCTATAGGGTGTTCACAAtctttttgattttattttgccTAATTACCTAGTTTTTACAACACACGACCCTGTTTTGATCCCCCACCCATTACACATTTCATTAACatagattgggcaaaaaatttgGCCTTCTAGACCCCATTTGACTCAGTTTTGAACTTGGCTGAGACATCATAGGgacatttgtgtgttttgtttaactTGGCTCAGGTGAGCTAAGAACATACCACAGAAAATCTAGTATGGCAATAAAATTATATCTTAAACTTATATCACCCAACATTTCTAGCATTAGGGCAAAGAACCCTTAGACACTCCCTAAGACCCCAAggcattaaactgttttgagcaGGTAGTATTGCAAAGGTTTCACAATTGACGTATGAGTAAAACTGTCCCAACACCTGACTGCCATGATTTTAATAACCAaccattattttcaaactcaactcatgctttgtcacagacgtgacgaatacccccacatgccgcatggacacagaatattttgcatgttgtcttcacaaaaaagggcggacaacatgctcaatgtttaaaacgcactaagtgaccttgtgacctagtttttgacccggcatgacccatattctaacttgacctagacatcatctagatacaacttctgactaagtttggtgaagatcggatgaaaactacttgaactagagatcggacaccatgctcaatgtttaaaacgcactaagtgacccagtgacctagtgtttgacctgccatgacacatgttcaaacttggccttgacatgatctagatacaacttctgaccaagtttggtgaagctcggatgaaaactacttgaattagagagcggaccccaccctcaatgtttaaaacacacttaagtGACCCcgggacctagtttttgaccaggcatgacccatattcgaacttgacctagacatcatctggaTACAATATccgactaagtttggtgaagatcgaatgaaaacaacttgaattattagagagcggacacttaatacggactgacagacagaccgaccaacagaccgaccgacagacaagctcactcctatatacccccttaacttcgtttgtgggggtataacaaatgttttgatcaagttCACAATGAGTggtgtaaacaagagatgtgttcgtgagaaacacaatgccccctactgcgccgctttgaaataaaatttctatttatcatttggcaggtctagaaatcatctccctttaaagcttattacttcccttggattttgtccaatccaaccggggggtgGGGGTCTgaagacagtcaaaaatgaccaagtcagacatcactgacaaccaaggcctgtggtttatcaaagagatcatagccagagttcatcatgtatctatggacataagtccacaggtatgtaatgaa from Dreissena polymorpha isolate Duluth1 chromosome 5, UMN_Dpol_1.0, whole genome shotgun sequence harbors:
- the LOC127881696 gene encoding universal stress protein YxiE-like, which codes for MAKEGQRRILIAIDGSESAEYAFDWYIHNMKQPNDYVYGITVPEYSFAGITVGPMADPQALQDEFMSQHKVVEKLCADYTAKLRSAGVKGQVDEYSGNKPGETIVEQAEKLNADHVIMGTRGLTGMKKFFLGSVSNYVVQNCGVPVSVIPKKEQK